Proteins from a single region of Callithrix jacchus isolate 240 chromosome 12, calJac240_pri, whole genome shotgun sequence:
- the RHBDF1 gene encoding inactive rhomboid protein 1 isoform X11, protein MSEARRDSTSSLQRKKPPWLKLDIPSAAPATAEEPSFLQPLRRQVFLRSVSMPAETAHISSPHYELRRPVLQRQTSITQTIRSRQVRFGRVHTLPLLGPWAARRALPQRQSLSRSLLRGAADWFGVSKESDSTQKWQRKSIRHCSQRYGKLKPQVLRELDLPSQDNVSLTSTETPPPLYVGPCQLGMQKIIDPLARGRAFRVADDTAEGLSAPHTPVTPGAASLCSFSSSRSGFHRLPRRRKRESVAKMSFRAAAALMKGRSVRDGTLRRAQRRSFTPASFLEEDTTDFPDELDTSFFAREGILHEELSTYPDEVFESPSEAALKDWEKAPEQADLTGGALDRSELERSHLMLPLERGWRKQKEGAAAQQPKVRLRQEVVSTAGPRRGQRIAVPVRKLFAREKRPYGLGMVGRLTNRTYRKRIDSFVKRQIEDMDDHRPFFTYWLTFVHSLVTILAVCIYGIAPVGFSQHETVDSVLRNRGVYENVKYVQQENFWIGPSSEALIHLGAKFSPCMRQDPQVHSFIRAAREREKHSACCVRNDRSGCVQTSEEECSSTLAVWVKWPVHPSAPELAGHKRQFGSVCHQDPRVCDEPSSEDPHEWPEDITRWPICTKNSAGNHTNHPHMDCVITGRPCCIGTKGRCEITSREYCDFMRGYFHEEATLCSQVHCMDDVCGLLPFLNPEVPDQFYRLWLSLFLHAGILHCLVSICFQMTVLRDLEKLAGWHRIAIIYLLSGVTGNLASAIFLPYRAEVGPAGSQFGILACLFVELFQSWQILARPWRAFFKLLAVVLFLFTFGLLPWIDNFAHISGFISGLFLSFAFLPYISFGKFDLYRKRCQIIVFQVVFLGLLAGLVVLFYVYPVRCEWCEFLTCIPFTDKFCEKYELDAQLH, encoded by the exons ATGAGTGAGGCCCGCCGGGACAGCACAAGTAGCCTGCAGCGCAAGAAGCCGCCCTGGCTAAAGCTGGACATTCCCTCTGCAGCACCCGCGACAGCAGAAGAGCCCAGCTTCCTGCAG CCCCTGAGGCGACAGGTTTTCCTGAGGAGTGTGAGTATGCCAGCGGAGACAGCCCACATCTCTTCGCCCCACTATGAGCTCCGGCGGCCGGTGCTGCAGCGCCAGACGTCCATCACACAGACCATCCGCAG CCGACAAGTACGCTTCGGGCGCGTCCACACTCTACCCCTCTTGGGTCCCTGGGCTGCCCGCAGGGCCCTCCCACAGCGCCAGTCTCTCTCTCGGTCCCTGCTCAG GGGGGCCGCTGACTGGTTTGGAGTGAGCAAGGAGAGTGACAGCACCCAGAAATGGCAGCGCAAGAGCATCCGTCACTGCAGCCAGCGCTATGGGAAGCTGAAGCCCCAGGTCCTCCGGGAGCTGGACCTGCCCAGCCAGGACAATGTGTCGCTGACCAGCACCGAGACACCACCCCCACTGTACGTGGGGCCATGCCAGCTGGGAATGCAGAAG aTCATAGATCCCCTGGCCCGTGGCCGGGCCTTCCGGGTGGCAGATGACACTGCGGAAGGCCTGAGTGCCCCACACACTCCTGTCACGCCAGGTGCTGCCTCCCTCTGCTCCTTCTCCAGCTCCCGCTCAGGTTTCCACCGGCTCCCGCGGCGGCGCAAGCGAGAGTCGGTGGCTAAGATGAGCTTCCGGGCGGCCGCGGCACTGATGAAA GGCCGCTCTGTTAGGGATGGCACCTTGCGCCGGGCACAGCGTCGAAGCTTCACTCCCGCCAGCTTTCTGGAGGAGGACACGACTGATTTCCCTGATGAGCTGGACACGTCCTTCTTTGCCCGG GAAGGTATCCTCCATGAAGAGCTGTCCACCTACCCGGACGAAGTTTTCGAGTCCCCATCGGAGGCAGCACTCAAGGACTGGGAGAAGGCGCCGGAGCAGGCAGACCTCACCGGCGGGGCCCTGGACCGCAGTGAGCTTGAGCGCAGCCACCTGATGCT GCCCCTGGAGCGAGGCTGGCGGAAGCAGAAGGAGGGTGCGGCAGCCCAGCAGCCCAAGGTGCGGCTCCGACAGGAGGTGGTGAGCACCGCGGGGCCGCGGCGGGGCCAGCGCATCGCGGTGCCGGTGCGCAAGCTCTTTGCCCGGGAGAAGCGGCcgtatgggctgggcatggtgggacggCTCACCAACCGCACCTACCGCAAGCGCATTGACAGCTTCGTCAAGCGCCAGATTGAGGACATGGACGACCACAG GCCCTTCTTCACCTACTGGCTCACCTTCGTGCACTCGCTCGTCACCATTCTAGCCGTGTGCATCTACGGCATCGCCCCCGTGGGCTTCTCGCAGCATGAAACGGTGGACTCG GTGCTGCGGAACCGCGGGGTCTACGAGAACGTCAAGTACGTGCAGCAGGAGAACTTCTGGATCGGCCCTAGCTCG GAGGCCCTCATCCACCTGGGCGCCAAGTTTTCGCCGTGCATGCGCCAGGACCCGCAGGTGCACAGCTTCATTCGGGCAGCGCGCGAGCGCGAGAAGCACTCGGCCTGCTGCGTGCGCAACGACAGGTCGGGCTGCGTGCAGACCTCGGAGGAGGAGTGCTCG TCCACGCTGGCAGTGTGGGTGAAGTGGCCTGTCCATCCCAGTGCCCCAGAGCTTGCCGGCCACAAGAGACAGTTTGGTTCTGTCTGCCACCAGGATCCCAG GGTGTGTGATGAGCCCTCCTCTGAAGACCCCCATGAGTGGCCAGAAGACATCACCAGGTGGCCG ATCTGCACCAAAAACAGTGCCGGGAACCACACCAACCATCCGCATATGGACTGTGTCATCACAGGGCGGCCCTGCTGCATCGGCACCAAGGGCAG GTGTGAGATCACCTCCCGGGAGTACTGTGACTTCATGAGGGGCTACTTCCATGAGGAGGCCACACTCTGCTCTCAG GTGCACTGCATGGATGATGTGTGTGGGCTCCTGCCTTTCCTCAACCCTGAGGTGCCTGACCAGTTCTACCGCCTGTGGCTGTCCCTCTTCCTGCACGCCGG GATCCTGCACTGCCTGGTGTCCATCTGCTTCCAGATGACCGTCCTGAGGGACCTGGAGAAGCTGGCAGGCTGGCACCGTATAGCCATCATCTACCTGCTGAGTGGTGTCACTGGCAATCTGGCCAGTGCCATCTTCCTGCCGTACCGAGCAGAG GTGGGTCCGGCTGGCTCCCAGTTTGGCATCCTGGCCTGCCTCTTTGTGGAGCTCTTCCAGAGCTGGCAGATCCTGGCACGGCCGTGGCGTGCCTTCTTCAAGCTGCTGGCTGTGGTGCTCTTCCTCTTCACCTTTGGGCTGCTGCCCTGGATCGACAACTTTGCCCACATCTCAGGGTTCATCAGCGGCCTCTTCCTGTCCTTCGCCTTCTTGCCCTACATCAGCTTCGGCAAGTTCGACTTGTACCGGAAACGCTGCCAGATCATCGTCTTTCAGGTGGTCTTCCTGGGCCTCCTGGCTGGCCTGGTGGTCCTCTTCTACGTCTATCCTGTCCGCTGCGAGTGGTGCGAGTTCCTCACCTGCATCCCCTTCACCGACAAGTTCTGTGAGAAGTACGAACTGGACGCTCAGCTACACTGA
- the RHBDF1 gene encoding inactive rhomboid protein 1 isoform X10, whose amino-acid sequence MSEARRDSTSSLQRKKPPWLKLDIPSAAPATAEEPSFLQPLRRQVFLRSVSMPAETAHISSPHYELRRPVLQRQTSITQTIRSSRQVRFGRVHTLPLLGPWAARRALPQRQSLSRSLLRGAADWFGVSKESDSTQKWQRKSIRHCSQRYGKLKPQVLRELDLPSQDNVSLTSTETPPPLYVGPCQLGMQKIIDPLARGRAFRVADDTAEGLSAPHTPVTPGAASLCSFSSSRSGFHRLPRRRKRESVAKMSFRAAAALMKGRSVRDGTLRRAQRRSFTPASFLEEDTTDFPDELDTSFFAREGILHEELSTYPDEVFESPSEAALKDWEKAPEQADLTGGALDRSELERSHLMLPLERGWRKQKEGAAAQQPKVRLRQEVVSTAGPRRGQRIAVPVRKLFAREKRPYGLGMVGRLTNRTYRKRIDSFVKRQIEDMDDHRPFFTYWLTFVHSLVTILAVCIYGIAPVGFSQHETVDSVLRNRGVYENVKYVQQENFWIGPSSEALIHLGAKFSPCMRQDPQVHSFIRAAREREKHSACCVRNDRSGCVQTSEEECSSTLAVWVKWPVHPSAPELAGHKRQFGSVCHQDPRVCDEPSSEDPHEWPEDITRWPICTKNSAGNHTNHPHMDCVITGRPCCIGTKGRCEITSREYCDFMRGYFHEEATLCSQVHCMDDVCGLLPFLNPEVPDQFYRLWLSLFLHAGILHCLVSICFQMTVLRDLEKLAGWHRIAIIYLLSGVTGNLASAIFLPYRAEVGPAGSQFGILACLFVELFQSWQILARPWRAFFKLLAVVLFLFTFGLLPWIDNFAHISGFISGLFLSFAFLPYISFGKFDLYRKRCQIIVFQVVFLGLLAGLVVLFYVYPVRCEWCEFLTCIPFTDKFCEKYELDAQLH is encoded by the exons ATGAGTGAGGCCCGCCGGGACAGCACAAGTAGCCTGCAGCGCAAGAAGCCGCCCTGGCTAAAGCTGGACATTCCCTCTGCAGCACCCGCGACAGCAGAAGAGCCCAGCTTCCTGCAG CCCCTGAGGCGACAGGTTTTCCTGAGGAGTGTGAGTATGCCAGCGGAGACAGCCCACATCTCTTCGCCCCACTATGAGCTCCGGCGGCCGGTGCTGCAGCGCCAGACGTCCATCACACAGACCATCCGCAG CAGCCGACAAGTACGCTTCGGGCGCGTCCACACTCTACCCCTCTTGGGTCCCTGGGCTGCCCGCAGGGCCCTCCCACAGCGCCAGTCTCTCTCTCGGTCCCTGCTCAG GGGGGCCGCTGACTGGTTTGGAGTGAGCAAGGAGAGTGACAGCACCCAGAAATGGCAGCGCAAGAGCATCCGTCACTGCAGCCAGCGCTATGGGAAGCTGAAGCCCCAGGTCCTCCGGGAGCTGGACCTGCCCAGCCAGGACAATGTGTCGCTGACCAGCACCGAGACACCACCCCCACTGTACGTGGGGCCATGCCAGCTGGGAATGCAGAAG aTCATAGATCCCCTGGCCCGTGGCCGGGCCTTCCGGGTGGCAGATGACACTGCGGAAGGCCTGAGTGCCCCACACACTCCTGTCACGCCAGGTGCTGCCTCCCTCTGCTCCTTCTCCAGCTCCCGCTCAGGTTTCCACCGGCTCCCGCGGCGGCGCAAGCGAGAGTCGGTGGCTAAGATGAGCTTCCGGGCGGCCGCGGCACTGATGAAA GGCCGCTCTGTTAGGGATGGCACCTTGCGCCGGGCACAGCGTCGAAGCTTCACTCCCGCCAGCTTTCTGGAGGAGGACACGACTGATTTCCCTGATGAGCTGGACACGTCCTTCTTTGCCCGG GAAGGTATCCTCCATGAAGAGCTGTCCACCTACCCGGACGAAGTTTTCGAGTCCCCATCGGAGGCAGCACTCAAGGACTGGGAGAAGGCGCCGGAGCAGGCAGACCTCACCGGCGGGGCCCTGGACCGCAGTGAGCTTGAGCGCAGCCACCTGATGCT GCCCCTGGAGCGAGGCTGGCGGAAGCAGAAGGAGGGTGCGGCAGCCCAGCAGCCCAAGGTGCGGCTCCGACAGGAGGTGGTGAGCACCGCGGGGCCGCGGCGGGGCCAGCGCATCGCGGTGCCGGTGCGCAAGCTCTTTGCCCGGGAGAAGCGGCcgtatgggctgggcatggtgggacggCTCACCAACCGCACCTACCGCAAGCGCATTGACAGCTTCGTCAAGCGCCAGATTGAGGACATGGACGACCACAG GCCCTTCTTCACCTACTGGCTCACCTTCGTGCACTCGCTCGTCACCATTCTAGCCGTGTGCATCTACGGCATCGCCCCCGTGGGCTTCTCGCAGCATGAAACGGTGGACTCG GTGCTGCGGAACCGCGGGGTCTACGAGAACGTCAAGTACGTGCAGCAGGAGAACTTCTGGATCGGCCCTAGCTCG GAGGCCCTCATCCACCTGGGCGCCAAGTTTTCGCCGTGCATGCGCCAGGACCCGCAGGTGCACAGCTTCATTCGGGCAGCGCGCGAGCGCGAGAAGCACTCGGCCTGCTGCGTGCGCAACGACAGGTCGGGCTGCGTGCAGACCTCGGAGGAGGAGTGCTCG TCCACGCTGGCAGTGTGGGTGAAGTGGCCTGTCCATCCCAGTGCCCCAGAGCTTGCCGGCCACAAGAGACAGTTTGGTTCTGTCTGCCACCAGGATCCCAG GGTGTGTGATGAGCCCTCCTCTGAAGACCCCCATGAGTGGCCAGAAGACATCACCAGGTGGCCG ATCTGCACCAAAAACAGTGCCGGGAACCACACCAACCATCCGCATATGGACTGTGTCATCACAGGGCGGCCCTGCTGCATCGGCACCAAGGGCAG GTGTGAGATCACCTCCCGGGAGTACTGTGACTTCATGAGGGGCTACTTCCATGAGGAGGCCACACTCTGCTCTCAG GTGCACTGCATGGATGATGTGTGTGGGCTCCTGCCTTTCCTCAACCCTGAGGTGCCTGACCAGTTCTACCGCCTGTGGCTGTCCCTCTTCCTGCACGCCGG GATCCTGCACTGCCTGGTGTCCATCTGCTTCCAGATGACCGTCCTGAGGGACCTGGAGAAGCTGGCAGGCTGGCACCGTATAGCCATCATCTACCTGCTGAGTGGTGTCACTGGCAATCTGGCCAGTGCCATCTTCCTGCCGTACCGAGCAGAG GTGGGTCCGGCTGGCTCCCAGTTTGGCATCCTGGCCTGCCTCTTTGTGGAGCTCTTCCAGAGCTGGCAGATCCTGGCACGGCCGTGGCGTGCCTTCTTCAAGCTGCTGGCTGTGGTGCTCTTCCTCTTCACCTTTGGGCTGCTGCCCTGGATCGACAACTTTGCCCACATCTCAGGGTTCATCAGCGGCCTCTTCCTGTCCTTCGCCTTCTTGCCCTACATCAGCTTCGGCAAGTTCGACTTGTACCGGAAACGCTGCCAGATCATCGTCTTTCAGGTGGTCTTCCTGGGCCTCCTGGCTGGCCTGGTGGTCCTCTTCTACGTCTATCCTGTCCGCTGCGAGTGGTGCGAGTTCCTCACCTGCATCCCCTTCACCGACAAGTTCTGTGAGAAGTACGAACTGGACGCTCAGCTACACTGA
- the RHBDF1 gene encoding inactive rhomboid protein 1 isoform X5, with product MLWACPALLGTMSEARRDSTSSLQRKKPPWLKLDIPSAAPATAEEPSFLQVGPGQQGLWVPPVYHPHCDPVAQPLRRQVFLRSVSMPAETAHISSPHYELRRPVLQRQTSITQTIRSSRQVRFGRVHTLPLLGPWAARRALPQRQSLSRSLLRGAADWFGVSKESDSTQKWQRKSIRHCSQRYGKLKPQVLRELDLPSQDNVSLTSTETPPPLYVGPCQLGMQKIIDPLARGRAFRVADDTAEGLSAPHTPVTPGAASLCSFSSSRSGFHRLPRRRKRESVAKMSFRAAAALMKGRSVRDGTLRRAQRRSFTPASFLEEDTTDFPDELDTSFFAREGILHEELSTYPDEVFESPSEAALKDWEKAPEQADLTGGALDRSELERSHLMLPLERGWRKQKEGAAAQQPKVRLRQEVVSTAGPRRGQRIAVPVRKLFAREKRPYGLGMVGRLTNRTYRKRIDSFVKRQIEDMDDHRPFFTYWLTFVHSLVTILAVCIYGIAPVGFSQHETVDSVLRNRGVYENVKYVQQENFWIGPSSEALIHLGAKFSPCMRQDPQVHSFIRAAREREKHSACCVRNDRSGCVQTSEEECSSTLAVWVKWPVHPSAPELAGHKRQFGSVCHQDPRVCDEPSSEDPHEWPEDITRWPICTKNSAGNHTNHPHMDCVITGRPCCIGTKGRCEITSREYCDFMRGYFHEEATLCSQMTVLRDLEKLAGWHRIAIIYLLSGVTGNLASAIFLPYRAEVGPAGSQFGILACLFVELFQSWQILARPWRAFFKLLAVVLFLFTFGLLPWIDNFAHISGFISGLFLSFAFLPYISFGKFDLYRKRCQIIVFQVVFLGLLAGLVVLFYVYPVRCEWCEFLTCIPFTDKFCEKYELDAQLH from the exons GCCTGCCCCGCTCTGCTGGGAACCATGAGTGAGGCCCGCCGGGACAGCACAAGTAGCCTGCAGCGCAAGAAGCCGCCCTGGCTAAAGCTGGACATTCCCTCTGCAGCACCCGCGACAGCAGAAGAGCCCAGCTTCCTGCAGGTAGGCCCTGGCCAGCAGGGGCTGTGGGTGCCCCCTGTCTACCACCCTCACTGTGACCCTGTTGCCCAGCCCCTGAGGCGACAGGTTTTCCTGAGGAGTGTGAGTATGCCAGCGGAGACAGCCCACATCTCTTCGCCCCACTATGAGCTCCGGCGGCCGGTGCTGCAGCGCCAGACGTCCATCACACAGACCATCCGCAG CAGCCGACAAGTACGCTTCGGGCGCGTCCACACTCTACCCCTCTTGGGTCCCTGGGCTGCCCGCAGGGCCCTCCCACAGCGCCAGTCTCTCTCTCGGTCCCTGCTCAG GGGGGCCGCTGACTGGTTTGGAGTGAGCAAGGAGAGTGACAGCACCCAGAAATGGCAGCGCAAGAGCATCCGTCACTGCAGCCAGCGCTATGGGAAGCTGAAGCCCCAGGTCCTCCGGGAGCTGGACCTGCCCAGCCAGGACAATGTGTCGCTGACCAGCACCGAGACACCACCCCCACTGTACGTGGGGCCATGCCAGCTGGGAATGCAGAAG aTCATAGATCCCCTGGCCCGTGGCCGGGCCTTCCGGGTGGCAGATGACACTGCGGAAGGCCTGAGTGCCCCACACACTCCTGTCACGCCAGGTGCTGCCTCCCTCTGCTCCTTCTCCAGCTCCCGCTCAGGTTTCCACCGGCTCCCGCGGCGGCGCAAGCGAGAGTCGGTGGCTAAGATGAGCTTCCGGGCGGCCGCGGCACTGATGAAA GGCCGCTCTGTTAGGGATGGCACCTTGCGCCGGGCACAGCGTCGAAGCTTCACTCCCGCCAGCTTTCTGGAGGAGGACACGACTGATTTCCCTGATGAGCTGGACACGTCCTTCTTTGCCCGG GAAGGTATCCTCCATGAAGAGCTGTCCACCTACCCGGACGAAGTTTTCGAGTCCCCATCGGAGGCAGCACTCAAGGACTGGGAGAAGGCGCCGGAGCAGGCAGACCTCACCGGCGGGGCCCTGGACCGCAGTGAGCTTGAGCGCAGCCACCTGATGCT GCCCCTGGAGCGAGGCTGGCGGAAGCAGAAGGAGGGTGCGGCAGCCCAGCAGCCCAAGGTGCGGCTCCGACAGGAGGTGGTGAGCACCGCGGGGCCGCGGCGGGGCCAGCGCATCGCGGTGCCGGTGCGCAAGCTCTTTGCCCGGGAGAAGCGGCcgtatgggctgggcatggtgggacggCTCACCAACCGCACCTACCGCAAGCGCATTGACAGCTTCGTCAAGCGCCAGATTGAGGACATGGACGACCACAG GCCCTTCTTCACCTACTGGCTCACCTTCGTGCACTCGCTCGTCACCATTCTAGCCGTGTGCATCTACGGCATCGCCCCCGTGGGCTTCTCGCAGCATGAAACGGTGGACTCG GTGCTGCGGAACCGCGGGGTCTACGAGAACGTCAAGTACGTGCAGCAGGAGAACTTCTGGATCGGCCCTAGCTCG GAGGCCCTCATCCACCTGGGCGCCAAGTTTTCGCCGTGCATGCGCCAGGACCCGCAGGTGCACAGCTTCATTCGGGCAGCGCGCGAGCGCGAGAAGCACTCGGCCTGCTGCGTGCGCAACGACAGGTCGGGCTGCGTGCAGACCTCGGAGGAGGAGTGCTCG TCCACGCTGGCAGTGTGGGTGAAGTGGCCTGTCCATCCCAGTGCCCCAGAGCTTGCCGGCCACAAGAGACAGTTTGGTTCTGTCTGCCACCAGGATCCCAG GGTGTGTGATGAGCCCTCCTCTGAAGACCCCCATGAGTGGCCAGAAGACATCACCAGGTGGCCG ATCTGCACCAAAAACAGTGCCGGGAACCACACCAACCATCCGCATATGGACTGTGTCATCACAGGGCGGCCCTGCTGCATCGGCACCAAGGGCAG GTGTGAGATCACCTCCCGGGAGTACTGTGACTTCATGAGGGGCTACTTCCATGAGGAGGCCACACTCTGCTCTCAG ATGACCGTCCTGAGGGACCTGGAGAAGCTGGCAGGCTGGCACCGTATAGCCATCATCTACCTGCTGAGTGGTGTCACTGGCAATCTGGCCAGTGCCATCTTCCTGCCGTACCGAGCAGAG GTGGGTCCGGCTGGCTCCCAGTTTGGCATCCTGGCCTGCCTCTTTGTGGAGCTCTTCCAGAGCTGGCAGATCCTGGCACGGCCGTGGCGTGCCTTCTTCAAGCTGCTGGCTGTGGTGCTCTTCCTCTTCACCTTTGGGCTGCTGCCCTGGATCGACAACTTTGCCCACATCTCAGGGTTCATCAGCGGCCTCTTCCTGTCCTTCGCCTTCTTGCCCTACATCAGCTTCGGCAAGTTCGACTTGTACCGGAAACGCTGCCAGATCATCGTCTTTCAGGTGGTCTTCCTGGGCCTCCTGGCTGGCCTGGTGGTCCTCTTCTACGTCTATCCTGTCCGCTGCGAGTGGTGCGAGTTCCTCACCTGCATCCCCTTCACCGACAAGTTCTGTGAGAAGTACGAACTGGACGCTCAGCTACACTGA
- the RHBDF1 gene encoding inactive rhomboid protein 1 isoform X1, with translation MLWACPALLGTMSEARRDSTSSLQRKKPPWLKLDIPSAAPATAEEPSFLQVGPGQQGLWVPPVYHPHCDPVAQPLRRQVFLRSVSMPAETAHISSPHYELRRPVLQRQTSITQTIRSSRQVRFGRVHTLPLLGPWAARRALPQRQSLSRSLLRGAADWFGVSKESDSTQKWQRKSIRHCSQRYGKLKPQVLRELDLPSQDNVSLTSTETPPPLYVGPCQLGMQKIIDPLARGRAFRVADDTAEGLSAPHTPVTPGAASLCSFSSSRSGFHRLPRRRKRESVAKMSFRAAAALMKGRSVRDGTLRRAQRRSFTPASFLEEDTTDFPDELDTSFFAREGILHEELSTYPDEVFESPSEAALKDWEKAPEQADLTGGALDRSELERSHLMLPLERGWRKQKEGAAAQQPKVRLRQEVVSTAGPRRGQRIAVPVRKLFAREKRPYGLGMVGRLTNRTYRKRIDSFVKRQIEDMDDHRPFFTYWLTFVHSLVTILAVCIYGIAPVGFSQHETVDSVLRNRGVYENVKYVQQENFWIGPSSEALIHLGAKFSPCMRQDPQVHSFIRAAREREKHSACCVRNDRSGCVQTSEEECSSTLAVWVKWPVHPSAPELAGHKRQFGSVCHQDPRVCDEPSSEDPHEWPEDITRWPICTKNSAGNHTNHPHMDCVITGRPCCIGTKGRCEITSREYCDFMRGYFHEEATLCSQVHCMDDVCGLLPFLNPEVPDQFYRLWLSLFLHAGILHCLVSICFQMTVLRDLEKLAGWHRIAIIYLLSGVTGNLASAIFLPYRAEVGPAGSQFGILACLFVELFQSWQILARPWRAFFKLLAVVLFLFTFGLLPWIDNFAHISGFISGLFLSFAFLPYISFGKFDLYRKRCQIIVFQVVFLGLLAGLVVLFYVYPVRCEWCEFLTCIPFTDKFCEKYELDAQLH, from the exons GCCTGCCCCGCTCTGCTGGGAACCATGAGTGAGGCCCGCCGGGACAGCACAAGTAGCCTGCAGCGCAAGAAGCCGCCCTGGCTAAAGCTGGACATTCCCTCTGCAGCACCCGCGACAGCAGAAGAGCCCAGCTTCCTGCAGGTAGGCCCTGGCCAGCAGGGGCTGTGGGTGCCCCCTGTCTACCACCCTCACTGTGACCCTGTTGCCCAGCCCCTGAGGCGACAGGTTTTCCTGAGGAGTGTGAGTATGCCAGCGGAGACAGCCCACATCTCTTCGCCCCACTATGAGCTCCGGCGGCCGGTGCTGCAGCGCCAGACGTCCATCACACAGACCATCCGCAG CAGCCGACAAGTACGCTTCGGGCGCGTCCACACTCTACCCCTCTTGGGTCCCTGGGCTGCCCGCAGGGCCCTCCCACAGCGCCAGTCTCTCTCTCGGTCCCTGCTCAG GGGGGCCGCTGACTGGTTTGGAGTGAGCAAGGAGAGTGACAGCACCCAGAAATGGCAGCGCAAGAGCATCCGTCACTGCAGCCAGCGCTATGGGAAGCTGAAGCCCCAGGTCCTCCGGGAGCTGGACCTGCCCAGCCAGGACAATGTGTCGCTGACCAGCACCGAGACACCACCCCCACTGTACGTGGGGCCATGCCAGCTGGGAATGCAGAAG aTCATAGATCCCCTGGCCCGTGGCCGGGCCTTCCGGGTGGCAGATGACACTGCGGAAGGCCTGAGTGCCCCACACACTCCTGTCACGCCAGGTGCTGCCTCCCTCTGCTCCTTCTCCAGCTCCCGCTCAGGTTTCCACCGGCTCCCGCGGCGGCGCAAGCGAGAGTCGGTGGCTAAGATGAGCTTCCGGGCGGCCGCGGCACTGATGAAA GGCCGCTCTGTTAGGGATGGCACCTTGCGCCGGGCACAGCGTCGAAGCTTCACTCCCGCCAGCTTTCTGGAGGAGGACACGACTGATTTCCCTGATGAGCTGGACACGTCCTTCTTTGCCCGG GAAGGTATCCTCCATGAAGAGCTGTCCACCTACCCGGACGAAGTTTTCGAGTCCCCATCGGAGGCAGCACTCAAGGACTGGGAGAAGGCGCCGGAGCAGGCAGACCTCACCGGCGGGGCCCTGGACCGCAGTGAGCTTGAGCGCAGCCACCTGATGCT GCCCCTGGAGCGAGGCTGGCGGAAGCAGAAGGAGGGTGCGGCAGCCCAGCAGCCCAAGGTGCGGCTCCGACAGGAGGTGGTGAGCACCGCGGGGCCGCGGCGGGGCCAGCGCATCGCGGTGCCGGTGCGCAAGCTCTTTGCCCGGGAGAAGCGGCcgtatgggctgggcatggtgggacggCTCACCAACCGCACCTACCGCAAGCGCATTGACAGCTTCGTCAAGCGCCAGATTGAGGACATGGACGACCACAG GCCCTTCTTCACCTACTGGCTCACCTTCGTGCACTCGCTCGTCACCATTCTAGCCGTGTGCATCTACGGCATCGCCCCCGTGGGCTTCTCGCAGCATGAAACGGTGGACTCG GTGCTGCGGAACCGCGGGGTCTACGAGAACGTCAAGTACGTGCAGCAGGAGAACTTCTGGATCGGCCCTAGCTCG GAGGCCCTCATCCACCTGGGCGCCAAGTTTTCGCCGTGCATGCGCCAGGACCCGCAGGTGCACAGCTTCATTCGGGCAGCGCGCGAGCGCGAGAAGCACTCGGCCTGCTGCGTGCGCAACGACAGGTCGGGCTGCGTGCAGACCTCGGAGGAGGAGTGCTCG TCCACGCTGGCAGTGTGGGTGAAGTGGCCTGTCCATCCCAGTGCCCCAGAGCTTGCCGGCCACAAGAGACAGTTTGGTTCTGTCTGCCACCAGGATCCCAG GGTGTGTGATGAGCCCTCCTCTGAAGACCCCCATGAGTGGCCAGAAGACATCACCAGGTGGCCG ATCTGCACCAAAAACAGTGCCGGGAACCACACCAACCATCCGCATATGGACTGTGTCATCACAGGGCGGCCCTGCTGCATCGGCACCAAGGGCAG GTGTGAGATCACCTCCCGGGAGTACTGTGACTTCATGAGGGGCTACTTCCATGAGGAGGCCACACTCTGCTCTCAG GTGCACTGCATGGATGATGTGTGTGGGCTCCTGCCTTTCCTCAACCCTGAGGTGCCTGACCAGTTCTACCGCCTGTGGCTGTCCCTCTTCCTGCACGCCGG GATCCTGCACTGCCTGGTGTCCATCTGCTTCCAGATGACCGTCCTGAGGGACCTGGAGAAGCTGGCAGGCTGGCACCGTATAGCCATCATCTACCTGCTGAGTGGTGTCACTGGCAATCTGGCCAGTGCCATCTTCCTGCCGTACCGAGCAGAG GTGGGTCCGGCTGGCTCCCAGTTTGGCATCCTGGCCTGCCTCTTTGTGGAGCTCTTCCAGAGCTGGCAGATCCTGGCACGGCCGTGGCGTGCCTTCTTCAAGCTGCTGGCTGTGGTGCTCTTCCTCTTCACCTTTGGGCTGCTGCCCTGGATCGACAACTTTGCCCACATCTCAGGGTTCATCAGCGGCCTCTTCCTGTCCTTCGCCTTCTTGCCCTACATCAGCTTCGGCAAGTTCGACTTGTACCGGAAACGCTGCCAGATCATCGTCTTTCAGGTGGTCTTCCTGGGCCTCCTGGCTGGCCTGGTGGTCCTCTTCTACGTCTATCCTGTCCGCTGCGAGTGGTGCGAGTTCCTCACCTGCATCCCCTTCACCGACAAGTTCTGTGAGAAGTACGAACTGGACGCTCAGCTACACTGA